The Desulfovibrio desulfuricans DSM 642 genome includes a window with the following:
- the ureG gene encoding urease accessory protein UreG, translating to MTNRPCLRVGVGGPVGSGKTALLRHLCMRLRKHYNMAVVTNDIYTREDAEFLLRHNALEADRIIGVETGGCPHTAIREDASMNIQAIEELQARHPGLELVLVESGGDNLSATFSPELADLTIYVIDVSGGDKIPRKGGPGITKSDLLIINKVDLAPMVHASLDVMERDTRRMRGERPYVLTEMLSGAGIEAVIAFIIREGMLRLPDQSA from the coding sequence ATGACCAATAGACCCTGCCTGCGTGTGGGCGTTGGCGGCCCTGTGGGTTCCGGCAAAACGGCCCTCTTGCGCCACCTGTGCATGCGCCTTCGCAAGCACTACAACATGGCTGTCGTCACCAACGACATTTATACCCGCGAAGATGCGGAATTTCTGCTGCGTCATAACGCCCTTGAGGCCGACCGCATCATCGGCGTTGAAACGGGCGGCTGCCCGCACACTGCCATCCGCGAAGACGCCTCCATGAATATTCAGGCCATTGAAGAGCTTCAGGCGCGCCATCCCGGCCTTGAGCTGGTGCTGGTGGAAAGCGGCGGGGACAACCTCTCCGCCACGTTCAGCCCGGAACTTGCAGATCTGACCATCTATGTCATAGACGTGAGCGGCGGGGACAAAATCCCGCGCAAGGGTGGCCCCGGTATCACCAAGTCCGACCTGCTCATCATCAACAAGGTTGACCTCGCGCCCATGGTGCATGCCTCGCTGGATGTGATGGAGCGGGACACCCGCCGCATGCGCGGCGAACGCCCCTATGTTCTCACCGAAATGCTTTCCGGCGCCGGCATTGAGGCCGTGATCGCCTTTATCATCCGCGAGGGCATGCTGCGGCTGCCCGACCAGTCAGCATAA